The proteins below are encoded in one region of Sphingobium yanoikuyae:
- a CDS encoding histidine kinase codes for MPDDISDRSVTAAELVRNFAHWREIGARHPLLITHHGRETHVFMGLDRFKALASQDEFDQNPDRLRELAVRMAQGLILCRADFRIDLINPVALAMARRWDRRLEGQMLWDALPELVGTLTEAHARHSQVSGEISAADIPSPFRDDSWLHVETFPFADGIGLLLRDITSDVQRHRLADVKSAILKAMGIHGGVGYARLSNRGFIEYVDATICTLVGLPEARLINAYMTDLIALPQRPHFRQELEAVLRGEGDRRVQAHLLTNGGALLPMEGALVQLRGTYGTEGVVLVMTPPCLSENDQAGP; via the coding sequence ATGCCGGACGACATAAGCGACAGGAGTGTCACCGCTGCGGAACTGGTCCGCAACTTCGCCCATTGGCGCGAGATCGGCGCGCGACACCCCCTGCTGATAACCCATCATGGCCGCGAAACCCATGTCTTCATGGGGCTGGACCGGTTCAAGGCGCTCGCCAGCCAGGACGAGTTCGACCAGAATCCCGATCGATTGCGCGAACTGGCGGTGCGCATGGCCCAGGGACTGATCCTGTGCCGCGCCGATTTTCGCATCGACCTGATCAATCCGGTCGCGCTGGCCATGGCACGGCGCTGGGACCGGCGGCTGGAAGGACAGATGCTTTGGGATGCGCTGCCAGAACTGGTCGGCACGCTGACCGAGGCGCATGCCCGGCACAGCCAGGTGTCCGGCGAAATCAGTGCTGCGGATATCCCCTCCCCCTTCCGTGACGATAGCTGGCTCCACGTCGAAACCTTTCCTTTCGCCGACGGGATCGGCCTGCTGCTGCGCGACATCACGTCGGACGTGCAGCGCCATCGGCTGGCCGACGTCAAATCGGCCATTCTCAAGGCGATGGGCATCCATGGCGGCGTCGGCTATGCCCGCCTCTCCAACCGGGGTTTCATCGAATATGTCGATGCCACCATCTGCACCCTGGTCGGGCTGCCCGAAGCCCGCCTGATCAACGCCTATATGACCGACCTCATCGCCCTGCCACAGCGGCCGCATTTCCGCCAGGAACTGGAAGCCGTGCTGCGCGGCGAGGGCGACCGCCGCGTCCAGGCCCACCTGCTCACCAATGGCGGCGCCTTGCTGCCGATGGAAGGCGCGCTGGTCCAGTTGCGTGGCACCTACGGAACGGAGGGCGTCGTGCTGGTCATGACCCCGCCCTGCTTGAGCGAAAACGACCAAGCCGGCCCCTAA
- a CDS encoding TadE/TadG family type IV pilus assembly protein produces MRNPPLHAVLRLARLGQAMSRHERGSVLVEAAFALPLMIVLLLGILLYGGWLMTAHSLQQAANDAARAAVAGMTATERRALVDESVNASRPSFPLPGAQTIGVAANANSGYYTVTLTYNLSNAPFFSAAIFPMPAAQIQRSAVVRIAS; encoded by the coding sequence ATGCGGAACCCTCCTCTCCATGCGGTGCTTCGCCTCGCCCGACTGGGCCAGGCCATGTCCCGCCATGAGCGTGGCAGCGTGCTTGTCGAAGCCGCCTTCGCCCTCCCCCTGATGATCGTCCTGTTGCTCGGCATCCTGCTCTATGGCGGCTGGTTGATGACGGCCCATAGCCTGCAGCAGGCGGCCAATGACGCGGCACGCGCGGCCGTGGCCGGCATGACCGCGACCGAGCGCCGGGCGCTGGTCGACGAAAGCGTCAATGCCAGCCGCCCATCCTTTCCGCTGCCGGGGGCACAGACGATCGGCGTCGCCGCCAATGCGAACAGCGGCTATTATACGGTCACGCTGACCTATAATCTCAGCAACGCGCCCTTCTTTTCCGCCGCCATCTTCCCGATGCCCGCTGCCCAGATCCAGCGGAGCGCCGTCGTGCGGATCGCATCATGA
- a CDS encoding N-succinylarginine dihydrolase: MSVREINFDGLVGPSHNYAGLSLGNLASSRNAGAVSHPRAAALQGIEKMRGNLRLGLAQGIFLPQWRPDGAWLATLGTDISNADPHIRAAAMSASSMWAANAATVSPAADTADGRTHLTVANLVTMAHRSHEWPQTLAQLRLAFSDERAFAVHGPIPAPFGDEGAANHMRLCDSHGAPGIEVFVYGQSGGPFPARQHVEASKAVARIHGLDPARTLFVQQSQEAIAAGAFHNDVVAVANERVLFTHEQAFADKQAFYASLRTLLPSVEIVEVPASAVSLADAIKSYLFNAQLVTLPDGTMALILPSEAQAVPAVWSWLEQMVAGNGPIRRLIPVDVRQSMANGGGPACLRLRVVADPKDIDPRFLVDEARLDEIARIVSDYWPETIAPDDLSDTRLIARIEQSWLSLVDHLQLSGDLMP, encoded by the coding sequence ATGAGCGTGCGCGAGATCAATTTCGACGGGCTGGTCGGCCCCAGCCATAATTATGCCGGCCTCAGCCTTGGCAATCTGGCCTCGTCCCGCAATGCCGGCGCGGTGTCGCACCCCCGCGCCGCAGCCCTGCAGGGGATAGAGAAGATGCGCGGCAATCTGCGCCTCGGCCTCGCCCAGGGTATTTTCCTGCCGCAATGGCGTCCTGACGGCGCCTGGCTCGCGACCCTGGGCACCGACATCAGCAATGCCGATCCGCACATCCGCGCTGCCGCCATGTCGGCCTCGTCCATGTGGGCCGCCAATGCCGCGACCGTTTCACCCGCCGCCGATACCGCCGACGGACGCACCCACCTGACCGTCGCCAATCTCGTCACCATGGCGCATCGCAGCCATGAATGGCCCCAGACCCTGGCGCAACTGCGCCTCGCCTTTTCCGACGAACGTGCCTTTGCGGTGCATGGCCCCATTCCCGCGCCCTTTGGCGACGAAGGCGCGGCCAATCATATGCGCCTGTGCGACAGCCATGGCGCGCCAGGCATCGAGGTTTTCGTCTATGGCCAGTCGGGTGGCCCCTTCCCCGCCCGCCAGCATGTCGAGGCCAGCAAGGCCGTCGCCCGCATTCACGGCCTCGATCCGGCCCGCACCCTGTTCGTGCAGCAGTCGCAGGAGGCGATTGCCGCTGGCGCCTTCCACAATGACGTCGTCGCCGTCGCCAATGAGCGCGTTCTCTTCACCCATGAACAGGCTTTCGCCGACAAGCAGGCCTTCTACGCCTCGCTGCGCACGCTGTTGCCGTCGGTGGAGATCGTCGAAGTGCCCGCCAGCGCCGTCAGCCTGGCAGACGCGATCAAGAGCTATTTGTTCAACGCGCAGCTCGTCACGCTTCCTGACGGCACCATGGCGCTGATCCTGCCAAGCGAAGCGCAGGCGGTCCCGGCCGTATGGTCCTGGCTGGAACAGATGGTTGCCGGAAATGGCCCGATCCGTCGCCTCATTCCCGTCGATGTGCGTCAGTCGATGGCCAATGGTGGCGGCCCCGCCTGCCTGCGTCTGCGCGTGGTCGCGGATCCAAAGGATATCGACCCGCGTTTCTTGGTCGATGAGGCGCGCTTGGATGAAATTGCCCGCATCGTTTCGGACTATTGGCCCGAAACCATCGCGCCCGACGACCTGTCCGACACACGTCTTATTGCCCGGATCGAACAATCATGGTTAAGCCTTGTTGACCATTTGCAACTTTCGGGCGACTTAATGCCTTAG
- a CDS encoding RNA pyrophosphohydrolase, whose amino-acid sequence MASMPDNAELNYRPCVGIMLVNMAGKVFVGQRLDNVVEAWQMPQGGIDDGEDAKTAALRELGEETGITPEHVEIIAKSRDEHFYDLPPELIGKLWGGKYRGQRQIWFLARFLGKDSHIDIQTKHPEFREWKWAAPETLPELIVPFKRKLYRDILQEFHDLI is encoded by the coding sequence ATGGCGTCGATGCCAGATAATGCAGAACTGAATTACCGGCCGTGCGTCGGGATCATGCTGGTCAACATGGCGGGCAAGGTCTTCGTGGGTCAGCGCCTCGATAATGTCGTGGAAGCCTGGCAGATGCCGCAGGGCGGGATCGACGACGGCGAAGACGCCAAGACGGCAGCGCTGCGCGAACTGGGCGAAGAGACCGGGATCACGCCGGAGCATGTCGAAATCATCGCCAAGAGCCGCGACGAGCATTTCTACGACCTGCCGCCCGAACTGATCGGCAAGCTGTGGGGCGGCAAATATCGCGGCCAGCGCCAGATCTGGTTCCTCGCCCGCTTCCTGGGCAAGGACAGCCATATCGACATCCAGACCAAGCATCCCGAATTCCGGGAGTGGAAATGGGCCGCGCCCGAAACGCTGCCGGAGCTGATCGTGCCGTTCAAGCGCAAGCTTTACCGCGACATATTGCAGGAATTCCACGACTTGATCTGA
- a CDS encoding TadG family pilus assembly protein, which produces MSQSHKRMRNLLVDKRGGISVLLAGSLFMLAGAATVAVDLGSVYLAKRQLQGVADAAALAASSGGRSAAEALLTKSGVPGVSLVAVQTGYYDQNSAVAVGNRFVSGDPRASAIQVQVQRRTPLFFGRLLVGRDGVDVRAHATAARSDAAAFSIGTGLASLSGGLPNILLSALAGTELNLSVMDYQGLASLNVDLLHFADALKVRTGRNDAAYGELFGANIPLSDVIGAIADTADNSGTAALLRNIGGKLPGKSVRLSDVIDLGPMKGTGSSTGQPSLLLDSFSMLRMVLSPPSSTAVPLDLTLNVPGLTSTRLKLITGTGQASTPLISITNDKNFILRTAQTRIFLESRVATLLTGIATIRIPLYVELASAEAQLSNIVCDQGAINNGVTLAVKPSIGTAVIGDVDEAALTNFSTPANPRTATLASVLGSLTQVHAYANVALGGVTQQNVLFTPSDISGQQSKTVSTQDLTQGVASSLANQTKVTVTLAGLQLPLSPLISPVAGLLGTTAPILDDLLSNLTAILGVKLGTATVKVHQMRCGMPTLVA; this is translated from the coding sequence ATGAGCCAGTCGCACAAGCGCATGCGCAACCTGCTCGTCGACAAGCGCGGCGGCATCAGCGTCCTGCTGGCGGGATCGCTATTCATGCTCGCCGGCGCCGCGACGGTGGCCGTTGACCTGGGATCGGTCTATCTCGCCAAGCGCCAGTTGCAGGGCGTGGCCGATGCCGCCGCGCTGGCGGCCAGCAGTGGCGGGCGATCGGCCGCCGAAGCGCTGCTGACCAAGAGCGGCGTGCCTGGCGTATCCCTGGTGGCGGTCCAGACCGGCTATTATGACCAGAATAGCGCAGTCGCGGTCGGCAATCGCTTTGTATCGGGCGACCCGCGCGCCAGCGCGATCCAGGTCCAGGTCCAGCGCCGTACCCCCCTCTTCTTCGGCCGCCTGCTGGTCGGCAGGGATGGCGTCGACGTGCGCGCCCATGCCACCGCCGCCCGCTCCGACGCGGCAGCCTTCTCCATCGGCACCGGCCTTGCCTCGCTCAGCGGCGGCCTTCCCAACATACTGCTGTCGGCCCTTGCCGGGACGGAACTCAATCTGTCGGTCATGGACTATCAGGGGCTGGCCAGCCTGAACGTCGACCTGCTCCATTTCGCCGACGCTCTCAAGGTCCGCACCGGACGCAATGACGCCGCCTATGGCGAATTGTTCGGTGCCAATATTCCATTGTCCGACGTCATCGGCGCCATTGCCGACACCGCGGACAATAGCGGCACGGCCGCCCTGCTCCGCAATATCGGCGGCAAGCTGCCGGGCAAGAGCGTCCGCCTCAGCGATGTCATCGATCTGGGTCCGATGAAGGGGACCGGCAGTTCGACCGGCCAGCCCAGCCTGCTGCTCGACTCCTTCTCGATGCTGCGCATGGTGCTGAGCCCGCCATCCTCGACCGCGGTGCCGCTGGACCTGACCCTGAACGTTCCGGGCCTGACCAGCACGCGGCTGAAGCTCATCACCGGCACCGGCCAGGCCAGCACCCCCCTGATCAGCATCACCAACGACAAGAATTTCATTTTGCGCACGGCGCAGACCCGTATCTTCTTGGAAAGCCGGGTCGCCACCCTGCTGACCGGGATCGCGACGATCCGCATCCCGCTCTATGTCGAATTGGCATCGGCCGAAGCGCAATTGTCGAATATCGTCTGCGATCAGGGGGCCATCAACAATGGCGTGACGCTGGCGGTCAAGCCGTCGATCGGCACGGCAGTGATCGGTGACGTCGATGAAGCCGCGCTCACCAATTTCTCGACGCCCGCCAATCCGCGTACCGCGACTCTGGCGTCGGTCCTCGGATCGCTGACCCAGGTCCATGCCTATGCCAATGTCGCGCTGGGCGGCGTGACCCAGCAAAATGTGCTGTTCACGCCCAGCGATATTTCGGGGCAGCAGAGCAAGACCGTCAGCACCCAGGATCTGACCCAGGGCGTCGCCTCCAGCCTGGCCAACCAGACCAAGGTCACGGTGACGCTCGCCGGCCTGCAACTGCCGCTCAGCCCCCTGATCTCACCGGTTGCGGGCCTGCTGGGCACGACCGCCCCCATCCTGGACGACCTGCTGAGCAACCTCACCGCCATCCTTGGCGTGAAGCTGGGCACCGCGACGGTCAAGGTCCACCAGATGCGGTGCGGGATGCCCACCTTGGTCGCCTGA
- a CDS encoding arginine N-succinyltransferase, producing the protein MSFYMRTARADDLQTLYEMAKLTGGGFTNLPPDRAALTAKLERTEQALSRQDGGIKDDLIVLVLVNAQTGQVRGTCQIFSTVGQSWPFYSYRLGVLTQHSRELARTFRAQMLSLTTDLEGSTEVGGLFLHPRERAEGLGLLLARSRYLYIRNHRDRFGDRVIAELRGVIDEAGGSPFWDGLAGRFFGMNFQEADEFNAVNGNQFIADLMPKTPIYTAMLTDSARAVIGLPHPNGRAAMRMLETEGFTNAGYVDIFDGGPTMVGQIDQLRTVAQARDVTLAATHDKGGDKMLVSTGLLADYRCTYGYVREGEDGSISLDAASAALLQLDIGQAFTMAGRA; encoded by the coding sequence TTGAGTTTCTACATGCGCACCGCGCGAGCGGACGATCTGCAGACCCTGTATGAAATGGCGAAGCTGACCGGGGGTGGCTTCACCAACCTGCCGCCCGATCGCGCCGCGCTGACCGCCAAGCTGGAGCGCACCGAACAGGCGCTCAGCCGGCAGGATGGCGGGATCAAGGACGATCTGATCGTCCTTGTGCTGGTCAATGCGCAGACCGGCCAAGTGCGCGGCACCTGCCAAATTTTCAGCACGGTGGGGCAGAGCTGGCCCTTCTATTCCTACCGCCTGGGTGTCCTTACCCAGCATAGCCGCGAACTGGCCCGCACCTTCCGCGCCCAGATGCTCTCGCTCACGACCGATCTGGAAGGATCGACCGAGGTTGGCGGCCTTTTCCTCCACCCGCGCGAACGGGCCGAGGGGCTTGGCCTGCTGCTCGCGCGCAGCCGCTATCTCTATATCCGCAACCATCGCGATCGCTTCGGCGACCGGGTGATTGCCGAATTGCGCGGCGTGATCGACGAAGCGGGCGGCTCGCCCTTCTGGGACGGCCTTGCCGGCCGCTTCTTCGGCATGAATTTCCAGGAGGCCGACGAGTTCAACGCCGTCAACGGCAACCAGTTCATCGCCGACCTGATGCCCAAGACGCCGATCTACACCGCGATGCTGACCGACAGCGCCCGCGCCGTCATTGGCCTGCCCCATCCCAATGGTCGCGCGGCTATGCGGATGCTGGAGACCGAGGGCTTCACCAACGCCGGCTATGTCGACATTTTCGACGGCGGCCCGACCATGGTGGGCCAGATCGACCAACTCCGCACCGTGGCCCAGGCACGCGACGTGACGCTGGCGGCGACCCATGACAAGGGCGGCGACAAGATGCTGGTGTCGACCGGCCTGCTCGCCGATTATCGCTGCACCTATGGCTATGTGCGGGAGGGCGAGGATGGCAGCATCTCGCTCGACGCAGCCAGTGCCGCGCTGCTGCAACTGGACATCGGACAGGCATTCACCATGGCGGGACGGGCATGA
- a CDS encoding hydrolase: protein MNGTHPPVTAPETALLEQAAAAPMLAQVEAWASINSGSRNLTGLAAMASTLADAFSALPGAIDLIEPDPVETVAPDGRISVIRHGQHLRLTVRPDAPVQLLLTGHMDTVFPADHPFQRLRWLEPGILNGPGVADMKGGIAVMLAALSAVEHSEVARTLGYQVVINSDEEVGSPSSAALLRQAAAGKRAAFTYEPALPDGTLAGARAGSGNFSIVVTGLSAHAGRNPDDGRNALLAAADLALRLKAGSGTGFSCNPAKIDGGSPNNVVPDHAVLRVNFRPRTPDDEIAARALLDRAMADVARDHGVSLHLHGGFGRPPKPMDAKAERLFGLVRRCGADLGLDIGWRDTGGVCDGNNIAACGVPVVDTMGVRGGSIHSDAEFLISDSLAERAQLSALALLRIAQGQY from the coding sequence ATGAACGGCACCCACCCGCCCGTAACAGCCCCTGAAACCGCCCTGCTGGAACAGGCCGCCGCCGCGCCGATGCTGGCACAGGTCGAGGCATGGGCCAGCATCAACAGCGGATCGCGCAACCTGACCGGGCTCGCCGCCATGGCCTCCACGCTCGCCGACGCCTTTTCGGCGCTGCCCGGTGCAATCGACCTGATCGAACCCGATCCGGTCGAAACCGTGGCGCCCGATGGCCGGATATCGGTGATCCGCCATGGCCAGCATCTTCGCCTGACCGTCCGCCCCGATGCGCCGGTCCAGCTGCTGCTGACGGGCCATATGGATACGGTTTTCCCGGCCGATCATCCATTTCAGAGGCTTCGCTGGCTGGAACCCGGCATTCTCAACGGCCCCGGCGTCGCCGACATGAAGGGCGGCATTGCCGTCATGCTCGCCGCCCTATCTGCAGTCGAGCATAGCGAAGTGGCCCGGACGCTTGGCTATCAGGTGGTGATCAACAGCGACGAGGAAGTCGGCAGCCCCTCTTCCGCTGCCCTGCTCCGCCAGGCAGCTGCCGGCAAGCGCGCCGCCTTCACCTATGAACCGGCCCTGCCCGATGGCACGCTGGCCGGCGCGCGGGCGGGCAGCGGCAATTTCTCGATCGTCGTCACCGGCCTCAGCGCCCATGCCGGCCGCAATCCCGACGATGGCCGCAATGCCCTGCTGGCGGCCGCCGACCTCGCTTTGCGGTTGAAGGCCGGCAGCGGCACCGGCTTTTCCTGCAATCCCGCCAAGATCGACGGCGGCAGCCCCAATAATGTCGTGCCCGACCATGCCGTGCTGCGGGTCAATTTCCGCCCGCGCACGCCGGACGATGAAATCGCGGCCCGCGCCTTGCTGGATCGGGCCATGGCCGATGTCGCCCGCGACCATGGCGTCAGCCTGCATCTCCACGGCGGCTTTGGTCGCCCGCCAAAGCCCATGGATGCCAAGGCCGAGCGCCTGTTCGGCCTGGTCAGGCGCTGCGGCGCGGACCTCGGCCTCGACATTGGCTGGCGCGACACCGGCGGCGTGTGCGACGGCAATAATATCGCGGCCTGCGGCGTACCGGTGGTCGACACGATGGGCGTGCGCGGCGGCAGCATCCACAGCGACGCCGAATTTCTGATCAGCGACAGCCTGGCCGAGCGCGCGCAACTGTCCGCGCTGGCGCTGCTGCGGATCGCCCAAGGACAATATTAA
- a CDS encoding cryptochrome/photolyase family protein, translated as MPSPIIIWFRQDLRLSDQAALAAAAQAGPVIPLYILDDESPRQWAMGGASRWWLHHSLASLDERLRGKGSRLILRRGRCADVLAQVAQESGAHVVHAIRHHEPWWRNAEKAVARQIDLRLHDGGLLLPVEAVRTGGGKPYRIYTPFSRAVMLHMPPAPPQPAPQQIEAPSHWPVSDRLEDWNLLPRDPDWASGFPADWSPGEEGAKRYLDSFLGEVGDYAVARDLPSQEGTSRLSPHLHFGEISPAKVWHRVAQAPGDATVYLKELIWREYAHNQVWALPTYGSENAQPAFDAMHWRDLREARGDWTAWKRGRTGYPIVDAGMRQLWQTGWMHNRVRMIAASFLIKHLLIDWRHGARWFWDTLVDADYANNSVNWQWVAGSGVDANLFTRIMAPLTQSDKFDAADYIRQWVPELADLDDRVIHDPDFHGVRPSSYPEKRIGHREGRERALAAYRQMKG; from the coding sequence ATGCCATCCCCCATCATCATCTGGTTCCGTCAGGATCTGCGCCTCTCGGATCAGGCGGCGCTCGCTGCCGCCGCGCAGGCCGGCCCGGTCATTCCGCTCTATATCCTTGATGATGAAAGCCCGCGCCAATGGGCGATGGGTGGCGCATCTCGCTGGTGGTTGCATCACAGCCTTGCCAGCCTGGACGAGCGACTGAGGGGCAAGGGATCGCGATTGATCCTGCGGCGCGGACGCTGCGCCGATGTGCTGGCGCAGGTGGCTCAGGAAAGCGGCGCGCACGTCGTTCATGCGATCCGCCATCATGAGCCCTGGTGGCGCAACGCCGAGAAGGCGGTGGCAAGGCAGATCGATCTGCGGCTTCATGACGGCGGACTGCTATTGCCGGTGGAGGCGGTGCGGACGGGCGGCGGGAAGCCCTATCGCATCTACACGCCCTTTTCCCGTGCGGTGATGCTGCACATGCCGCCCGCGCCACCACAGCCCGCGCCGCAGCAGATCGAGGCGCCATCGCACTGGCCGGTCAGCGACAGGCTGGAAGACTGGAACTTGTTGCCGCGCGATCCGGACTGGGCGAGCGGCTTCCCTGCCGACTGGTCGCCGGGCGAAGAGGGGGCAAAGCGCTATCTCGACAGTTTTCTGGGGGAGGTTGGCGACTATGCGGTCGCGCGCGATTTGCCGTCGCAGGAAGGAACGTCCCGCCTGTCCCCGCATCTCCATTTCGGGGAGATTTCGCCGGCCAAGGTCTGGCATCGGGTGGCGCAGGCGCCGGGGGACGCGACCGTCTATCTGAAGGAACTGATCTGGCGCGAATATGCGCATAATCAGGTCTGGGCCCTGCCGACCTATGGATCGGAAAATGCCCAGCCGGCCTTCGATGCCATGCACTGGCGCGATCTGCGCGAGGCGCGAGGCGACTGGACCGCATGGAAACGGGGCCGGACCGGCTATCCCATCGTCGATGCCGGCATGCGCCAGCTCTGGCAGACGGGCTGGATGCACAATCGGGTGCGGATGATCGCGGCCAGTTTCCTCATCAAGCATCTGCTGATCGACTGGCGCCATGGCGCGCGCTGGTTCTGGGACACGCTGGTCGATGCGGATTATGCCAATAACAGCGTCAATTGGCAGTGGGTGGCGGGCAGCGGCGTCGATGCCAATCTCTTCACCCGGATCATGGCGCCGCTGACCCAGTCGGACAAGTTCGATGCTGCCGACTATATCCGCCAATGGGTGCCGGAATTGGCCGATCTGGACGATCGCGTCATCCATGATCCGGATTTTCATGGGGTTAGACCATCATCCTATCCCGAAAAGCGGATCGGCCATCGCGAGGGTCGCGAGCGCGCACTGGCGGCCTATCGCCAGATGAAGGGGTGA
- a CDS encoding cobyric acid synthase → MGAIMLQGTGSDVGKSVLVAGLCRALLRRGYRVRPFKPQNMSNNAAVTVDGGEIGRAQALQAIACGVEAHTDMNPVLMKPQADRTSQLIVHGQVRGTLGSGNFRSARGQLLGAVLESYERLKAQCDIVVVEGAGSPAEINLRAGDIANMGLARAADVPVLLVGDIDRGGVIAAIVGTRAVIDPDDAAMIRGFLINKFRGDPALFEDGYRQIEALSGWRGFGVVPWLEDTARLPSEDAVVLERTAQPGTERTIIACPILPRISNFDDLDPFKLDPGVELRMVPPGQPIPVEAALIVLPGSKATIADMAAMRAQGWDIDIMAHHRRGGAILGICGGYQMLGRHIADPDGIEGPAGTVAGLGLLDVETRLSAGKRLERVEGVALGAVFGGYEMHIGETTGPDSGRPFASLGSNADGAISADGRVMGTYVHGLLASSPLRAALLARLGADGGMADYDKSVDMALDAIAARLEEHLDIDAIVALALG, encoded by the coding sequence ATGGGCGCAATCATGCTGCAGGGAACCGGATCGGACGTCGGCAAATCGGTGCTGGTGGCGGGGCTATGCCGCGCCCTGCTCCGCCGGGGCTATCGCGTCCGCCCTTTCAAGCCACAGAATATGTCGAACAATGCGGCCGTCACCGTGGACGGCGGCGAGATTGGCCGCGCACAGGCGCTGCAGGCGATCGCTTGCGGGGTCGAGGCGCATACGGACATGAACCCGGTGCTGATGAAGCCTCAGGCCGACCGGACGTCCCAGCTGATTGTCCATGGCCAGGTACGCGGAACGCTGGGTAGCGGAAATTTCCGCAGTGCTCGCGGGCAGTTGCTGGGCGCCGTGCTGGAAAGCTATGAGCGGCTGAAGGCGCAATGCGACATCGTCGTCGTCGAAGGCGCCGGATCGCCGGCCGAGATCAACCTGCGCGCCGGCGACATTGCGAACATGGGCTTGGCCCGTGCCGCCGATGTACCGGTGCTGCTGGTCGGCGATATCGACCGGGGCGGCGTGATCGCGGCGATCGTCGGCACCAGGGCCGTGATCGACCCGGACGATGCCGCGATGATCCGCGGTTTCCTGATCAACAAGTTCCGCGGCGACCCCGCGCTGTTCGAGGATGGCTATCGCCAGATCGAGGCGCTGTCGGGCTGGCGCGGCTTTGGTGTCGTCCCCTGGCTGGAGGATACCGCCCGCCTGCCCAGCGAGGATGCGGTGGTACTGGAGCGGACAGCACAGCCCGGAACCGAGCGCACCATCATCGCCTGCCCCATCCTGCCGCGCATTTCCAATTTCGACGATCTCGACCCGTTCAAGCTCGATCCCGGCGTGGAACTGCGCATGGTACCGCCCGGCCAGCCAATACCGGTCGAGGCCGCGCTGATCGTCCTGCCCGGCTCCAAGGCGACGATCGCCGACATGGCGGCCATGCGCGCGCAGGGCTGGGACATCGACATCATGGCGCATCATCGCCGCGGTGGCGCGATCCTGGGCATTTGCGGCGGATATCAGATGCTGGGACGCCATATCGCCGATCCTGACGGCATCGAGGGACCAGCGGGCACGGTCGCAGGCCTGGGGCTGCTCGACGTCGAGACGCGACTGTCGGCGGGCAAGCGGCTGGAACGGGTCGAAGGTGTGGCGCTGGGCGCCGTCTTTGGCGGCTATGAGATGCATATCGGCGAAACGACCGGCCCCGACAGCGGCCGCCCTTTTGCAAGCCTTGGCAGCAATGCAGACGGCGCAATCAGCGCTGACGGCCGGGTGATGGGCACCTATGTCCATGGCCTGCTCGCCAGCAGCCCGCTGCGCGCGGCCCTGCTTGCCCGGCTGGGCGCTGATGGCGGCATGGCGGATTATGATAAGTCGGTCGACATGGCGCTGGATGCGATCGCCGCCCGGCTGGAAGAGCATCTGGACATCGACGCGATCGTCGCCTTGGCGCTCGGCTGA
- a CDS encoding DUF481 domain-containing protein, with the protein MRHCLAILPFLFATQAWANAPALLPPSVREMLEAAIANGNETEIATVAKIAKQTNPQSADQIQQMVNSWKERTKATHDTVIREARFTELWTGKLEAGGFRSTGSTSEIGISAAAQVKREGLEWSHKLSATVDYRRANGVTSRERYTASYEPRYQFDPRGFAYGLTQFERDPSIGYDERYTASAGIGYKVIVSKPIDLSLDLGPSVRHAKYVIGPRETKLGARASMDLAWRLAPNVTFKQTAAGYAETDVFSVNSLTQLQTKVSTRLSAGLSYTVQYESETLLSARDFDTLSRLTLSYDF; encoded by the coding sequence ATGCGTCACTGTCTGGCTATCCTGCCCTTCCTCTTTGCCACCCAGGCCTGGGCCAACGCGCCTGCGCTGCTGCCGCCATCCGTCCGCGAAATGCTGGAGGCGGCGATTGCCAATGGCAATGAGACGGAAATCGCGACCGTCGCCAAGATCGCCAAGCAGACCAATCCGCAATCGGCCGACCAGATCCAGCAGATGGTCAACAGTTGGAAGGAACGGACCAAGGCGACCCATGACACGGTGATTCGCGAGGCGCGCTTCACCGAATTATGGACCGGCAAGCTGGAGGCCGGCGGCTTCCGCTCGACCGGTTCGACCAGTGAAATCGGCATCAGCGCCGCCGCGCAGGTCAAGCGCGAAGGGCTGGAATGGAGCCATAAGCTGAGCGCCACGGTGGATTATCGCCGCGCCAATGGCGTCACCTCGCGCGAACGCTACACCGCCAGCTATGAACCGCGCTATCAGTTCGACCCGCGCGGTTTCGCTTATGGCCTGACCCAGTTCGAACGCGATCCCTCGATCGGCTATGACGAGCGCTACACCGCCTCGGCCGGTATCGGTTACAAGGTGATCGTCAGCAAGCCGATCGACCTGTCGCTAGACTTGGGCCCGTCCGTCCGTCATGCCAAATATGTGATCGGGCCGCGCGAAACCAAGCTGGGCGCGCGTGCATCTATGGACCTGGCCTGGCGTCTGGCGCCCAATGTCACCTTCAAGCAGACCGCTGCAGGTTACGCAGAAACTGACGTATTTTCAGTCAATTCTCTGACACAGTTGCAAACCAAGGTGAGCACCCGCCTGTCCGCTGGCCTGTCCTATACGGTGCAGTATGAGTCGGAGACCCTGCTGTCCGCGCGCGACTTCGACACGCTCAGCCGCCTGACCCTCAGCTACGATTTCTGA